Proteins from one Dysgonomonas sp. HDW5A genomic window:
- the lpxA gene encoding acyl-ACP--UDP-N-acetylglucosamine O-acyltransferase, whose product MSNISSNAFIHPNAQIGKDVTIEPFAYIDDNTVIGDGTFVMSNANIRSGARIGEKCTIYPGAVVSGIPQDLKFHGEDSTAIIGNNTTIRECVTISRGTDSKGKTIVGDNCLLMAYSHIAHDCIIQNNVIIGNATQLAGEVEVDDFAILSGGVLVHQFTRIGKHVMIQGGTRLGKDIPPYIIAGRDPVAYAGINLVGLRRRGFTNEQINQIQEIYRLIYQSGYNFSDATAKIEQELEKTEESQLIVDFIKNSPRGIVRGYL is encoded by the coding sequence ATGTCAAATATATCGTCTAACGCATTCATACACCCAAATGCCCAAATAGGCAAAGATGTAACTATAGAACCATTTGCATATATTGATGACAATACTGTAATTGGTGATGGTACATTTGTTATGTCGAATGCAAATATCAGATCTGGAGCTCGTATCGGCGAAAAATGTACAATCTATCCGGGTGCTGTAGTATCAGGAATACCTCAGGATTTAAAATTTCACGGAGAAGATTCTACTGCAATTATAGGAAATAATACAACGATAAGAGAATGTGTTACGATAAGCAGAGGAACCGATTCGAAAGGAAAAACGATTGTAGGAGACAACTGTTTGCTTATGGCTTATAGTCATATTGCACATGATTGTATTATTCAAAATAATGTCATAATAGGCAATGCAACCCAATTGGCAGGAGAGGTAGAAGTCGATGATTTTGCCATATTAAGCGGTGGTGTATTAGTACACCAATTTACCCGCATTGGAAAACATGTGATGATACAAGGCGGAACGCGATTAGGTAAAGATATCCCTCCATACATTATAGCAGGTCGTGATCCTGTTGCATATGCAGGTATCAATCTAGTAGGATTACGCCGAAGAGGATTTACAAATGAACAGATCAACCAGATACAAGAGATCTATCGTTTAATTTATCAATCGGGATATAATTTTTCTGATGCCACTGCAAAAATTGAACAGGAACTTGAGAAGACAGAAGAGTCTCAACTAATTGTAGATTTCATCAAAAACTCTCCCAGAGGAATTGTTAGAGGATATCTGTAA
- the lpxD gene encoding UDP-3-O-(3-hydroxymyristoyl)glucosamine N-acyltransferase, producing the protein MQLSFTAQQIADFLKGTIEGDPNVQVSNFSKIEEGKPGSLSFLANPKYTNYIYTTDSSIVLVNNDFVADKPIKATLIRVFNAYAGLAMLLDMVEKSKPKKKGIEPMSFVAESAKLGNDIYVGAFAYISENTTIGDNTQVHPQVYIGEGCTIGNNTILYPGVKIYPGSKIGNNCIIHSGAVIGSDGFGFAPEGDIYKKIPQMGIVIIEDDVEIGANTTIDRAVMDATIIRHGVKLDNLIQVAHNVEIGANTVMAAQVGISGSTKVGEHCMIGGQVGLGGHITIGNNANIGAQAGIISNIKDNAQILGSPAIPVKDFFRSSVVFPKLPDMYRQIAQLEKEIKLLKAEQNK; encoded by the coding sequence ATGCAACTTTCATTCACGGCTCAACAAATTGCTGATTTTCTGAAGGGTACAATTGAAGGTGACCCCAATGTACAAGTTAGTAATTTTTCTAAAATAGAAGAAGGGAAACCTGGCTCTTTGTCATTTTTGGCTAACCCAAAATATACAAACTACATCTACACAACAGATTCAAGCATTGTTTTGGTAAATAATGATTTTGTTGCTGACAAACCCATAAAAGCTACTCTAATAAGAGTTTTTAATGCATATGCAGGGTTAGCAATGTTATTGGATATGGTTGAAAAATCGAAACCTAAGAAAAAAGGGATCGAACCGATGAGTTTTGTGGCAGAGAGTGCAAAACTCGGCAATGATATCTACGTCGGAGCTTTTGCATATATATCAGAGAATACAACTATAGGAGACAACACCCAAGTACACCCACAGGTATATATTGGTGAAGGCTGTACTATAGGTAACAACACGATATTATATCCGGGAGTGAAGATATATCCCGGCTCAAAAATAGGAAACAATTGTATCATTCATTCAGGTGCAGTAATCGGATCAGACGGGTTTGGATTTGCTCCGGAGGGTGATATATATAAGAAAATACCTCAAATGGGTATCGTAATTATTGAGGACGATGTTGAAATCGGAGCAAATACTACGATAGACAGAGCAGTAATGGATGCAACTATTATCAGACATGGAGTAAAACTGGATAACCTTATTCAGGTAGCTCACAATGTAGAGATAGGAGCTAATACCGTTATGGCAGCACAAGTTGGAATTTCGGGGTCAACAAAAGTAGGCGAACACTGTATGATTGGCGGACAGGTGGGTCTGGGTGGACACATCACCATAGGCAACAATGCCAACATCGGAGCGCAAGCAGGTATTATAAGCAACATCAAAGATAACGCACAGATATTGGGATCTCCTGCTATTCCTGTGAAGGATTTCTTTAGATCAAGTGTTGTATTTCCAAAGCTACCCGATATGTATCGACAAATAGCTCAGTTAGAGAAGGAAATAAAACTACTGAAAGCAGAACAAAATAAATAA
- the dnaG gene encoding DNA primase, whose protein sequence is MIDQLTIDRIMEAARIEDVVAEFVTLKKKGINFVGLCPFHSDKTPSFYVSPSKNICKCFACGEGGSAVHFIMKHEQLSYYEALRYLAKKYNIEIQEKELTEEQKNAYNERESLFILNEYARTYFVNTLHQHSEGKTVGLSYFRERGFREDIIKKFQLGYSLEQRDAFTQDALKSGFNKDYLVRTGLTIEGDNYMVDRFRGRVMFPVHTLSGKVVAFGGRILKKAENTGKYVNSPESDIYHKSDQLYGIYFAKQAISKADCCFLVEGYTDVISMHQAGIENVVSSSGTALTIGQIKLIHRFTPNITVIYDGDAAGIKAALRGIDLLLEDGMNIKVVLLPNGEDPDSFSQKQNAESFTSYIRKHEVDFIRFKTQLLLDDAGEDPIKRASLISDIVNSISIIPDGIIRSVYTRDCSVLLGVDERVLIDEINKKRLAYLEKEGQRLPQQNNIPPVADDYPPLNIPEEFQPQIAPKSPFDKFELAILYYVVRYGMLQMIQREPEDGEEPHDDITVLEYIKFDLERDGLWFQNVLYKEILDEAISMMEDPNFIPARYFLAHPKQEISRLTASLLEDRYELSKVHTKQYGDVKKEETPMAEEKHLETSVPRVLIELKDAFITHQMKMIKEKMKQVHKAGDSDASIALMQQLKDLSAIKNALSKVLGERVILRY, encoded by the coding sequence ATGATAGATCAACTTACGATAGATAGGATAATGGAAGCTGCACGCATCGAAGATGTTGTCGCAGAATTTGTTACGCTTAAGAAAAAAGGAATTAACTTTGTTGGATTATGCCCGTTTCACTCCGATAAAACACCTTCATTTTATGTGTCCCCTTCCAAAAATATCTGCAAATGTTTTGCATGCGGAGAGGGTGGGAGTGCTGTGCATTTCATTATGAAACATGAGCAGCTTTCGTATTATGAAGCACTTCGTTATCTGGCTAAAAAGTATAATATAGAGATACAGGAAAAAGAACTTACCGAAGAGCAAAAGAATGCTTACAATGAACGAGAGAGTCTTTTTATCCTGAATGAATATGCACGAACTTATTTTGTAAATACACTTCATCAACATAGCGAAGGAAAGACTGTCGGATTAAGTTATTTCAGGGAGAGAGGTTTTAGAGAAGATATTATTAAAAAATTTCAACTCGGATATAGTCTCGAACAAAGAGATGCTTTCACTCAGGATGCTCTTAAGAGCGGATTCAATAAAGATTATCTGGTAAGAACTGGTCTGACTATAGAAGGTGATAACTATATGGTCGATCGCTTTCGCGGTCGTGTCATGTTTCCGGTGCATACACTTTCCGGTAAAGTTGTTGCTTTCGGTGGGCGTATTCTTAAGAAAGCAGAAAATACAGGTAAATATGTCAATTCGCCTGAAAGTGACATTTATCATAAGAGTGACCAGTTATATGGAATCTATTTTGCTAAGCAAGCTATTTCAAAAGCCGATTGCTGCTTTCTTGTAGAAGGTTATACCGATGTTATTTCGATGCATCAGGCAGGTATAGAGAATGTTGTTTCGTCTTCGGGTACCGCGTTAACTATCGGGCAGATAAAACTGATACACCGTTTTACACCCAATATAACGGTTATTTACGATGGTGATGCGGCTGGTATAAAAGCTGCGTTGAGAGGTATTGACTTATTGTTAGAGGATGGAATGAATATCAAAGTGGTTCTTTTACCGAACGGAGAAGACCCGGATTCATTTTCTCAAAAACAAAATGCCGAATCTTTTACCAGTTATATAAGAAAGCACGAGGTCGATTTTATCCGTTTCAAAACGCAACTCTTATTAGATGATGCAGGAGAAGACCCTATAAAAAGGGCATCACTTATTTCGGATATTGTCAATAGTATATCTATTATTCCCGATGGAATTATCAGATCCGTATATACACGAGATTGTAGTGTATTATTGGGGGTAGACGAGAGAGTCTTAATTGATGAGATCAATAAAAAGCGGTTGGCATATCTTGAAAAAGAAGGGCAGAGGTTGCCGCAACAAAATAATATACCACCTGTTGCAGATGATTATCCCCCGTTAAATATACCTGAAGAATTTCAGCCTCAAATAGCACCAAAGTCGCCTTTCGATAAGTTTGAATTGGCTATTTTATACTATGTTGTTCGATATGGTATGCTGCAGATGATTCAGCGAGAACCGGAGGACGGGGAAGAGCCCCATGATGATATAACTGTACTTGAATACATTAAGTTTGATTTGGAACGAGATGGTCTGTGGTTTCAGAATGTATTGTATAAAGAAATTCTGGATGAAGCTATCAGTATGATGGAAGATCCTAACTTTATACCGGCTCGTTATTTTCTGGCTCATCCTAAGCAAGAAATAAGCCGTTTAACGGCAAGTCTATTAGAAGATAGGTATGAGCTAAGCAAGGTGCACACAAAACAGTATGGTGACGTTAAAAAAGAGGAAACTCCTATGGCGGAAGAGAAGCATCTAGAAACCTCTGTGCCCCGTGTTCTTATAGAGCTGAAAGATGCTTTTATTACACATCAAATGAAAATGATTAAAGAAAAGATGAAGCAGGTGCATAAGGCTGGCGATTCTGATGCTTCGATAGCTCTTATGCAGCAATTAAAAGACCTTAGTGCAATAAAGAATGCTTTGTCAAAAGTATTAGGTGAAAGAGTTATACTTCGTTATTAA
- a CDS encoding bifunctional UDP-3-O-[3-hydroxymyristoyl] N-acetylglucosamine deacetylase/3-hydroxyacyl-ACP dehydratase: MERQKTLKESFSLQGKGLHTGLPITIKFNPAPENHGYKIKRIDLEGEPVIDALAENVGGTQRGTVLVKGDVQVSTVEHAMSALYALNVDNCLIEVDAPEFPILDGSAIKYVEAIKKVGLVEQEADRDFYIVRRKMEIHDEATGSKFILLPDENFCINSFIEFESTYIPNQSASLDDLNDFEKEIASARTFVFVRDIQQLLEAGLIKGGDLDNAIVIYERQISQEALDKLGDLLGVAHKNASELGYINNKPIQSPNEPARHKLLDIIGDMALIGKPIKGRVIATRPGHKINNQMARLIRKQIKLNDVQPPVYDVTKEPVLDINKIKELLPHRYPFLMVDKIIEIGQQHIVGVKNITTNEPFFQGHFPQEPVMPGVLQIEAMAQIGGVLVLARVDEPERYSTYFLKIDNVKFRQKVVPGDTLIFRLDFTSEIRRGIANMKGYAFVGEKVVSEAEFTAQIVKNK, encoded by the coding sequence ATGGAAAGACAGAAAACACTAAAAGAGAGTTTTTCTCTACAAGGAAAAGGATTACACACGGGACTGCCCATTACTATTAAATTTAATCCTGCTCCCGAAAACCACGGATATAAGATCAAAAGGATAGATCTTGAAGGGGAGCCTGTTATAGATGCTCTTGCCGAAAATGTAGGAGGAACTCAAAGAGGAACTGTTCTTGTCAAAGGAGATGTTCAAGTTAGCACAGTAGAACATGCAATGTCTGCTTTATATGCATTGAATGTTGATAACTGTTTGATAGAAGTAGACGCTCCAGAATTTCCCATACTTGATGGAAGTGCTATAAAATATGTTGAAGCTATAAAAAAAGTAGGATTGGTAGAACAAGAAGCCGATCGTGACTTTTATATCGTCCGTAGAAAGATGGAAATTCATGACGAAGCAACAGGTTCAAAATTCATCCTCCTTCCTGATGAAAATTTCTGTATCAACTCTTTCATTGAATTCGAATCAACTTACATTCCCAATCAATCAGCATCACTTGATGACTTGAATGATTTTGAAAAAGAAATAGCCAGTGCAAGAACATTTGTTTTTGTTAGAGATATTCAACAATTACTCGAAGCCGGCCTAATAAAAGGTGGCGATTTAGATAACGCTATTGTCATATACGAAAGACAAATATCTCAAGAGGCTTTAGATAAACTAGGTGATCTTTTAGGAGTAGCTCATAAAAACGCTTCAGAACTAGGATATATAAATAATAAACCTATTCAGTCACCAAACGAACCGGCACGTCATAAATTACTTGATATTATCGGAGACATGGCTCTTATCGGCAAGCCGATTAAAGGTAGAGTCATAGCTACACGCCCCGGTCATAAGATCAATAATCAAATGGCTCGTTTGATCCGTAAGCAAATCAAGCTAAATGATGTACAACCTCCGGTTTATGATGTAACTAAAGAACCTGTTCTTGACATTAATAAGATAAAAGAATTGTTGCCTCACAGATACCCATTTCTAATGGTTGATAAGATCATTGAGATAGGACAACAACACATTGTTGGGGTAAAAAACATTACTACTAATGAGCCTTTCTTTCAGGGACATTTTCCTCAAGAACCTGTAATGCCCGGAGTATTACAAATAGAGGCAATGGCTCAAATTGGGGGAGTATTAGTTTTGGCAAGAGTAGATGAACCCGAAAGATATTCGACTTACTTCTTGAAAATAGACAACGTAAAATTCCGTCAAAAGGTAGTACCGGGCGATACACTAATTTTCAGACTCGATTTCACTTCTGAGATAAGACGTGGAATAGCCAACATGAAAGGTTATGCTTTCGTTGGAGAAAAAGTTGTTTCTGAAGCAGAGTTTACTGCCCAAATTGTAAAAAATAAATAA